One Vibrio quintilis DNA segment encodes these proteins:
- a CDS encoding choline ABC transporter substrate-binding protein yields the protein MSKMKTLFTLGLSTLSVSVYANQCETVRFSDVGWTDITSTTAVTSELLKGMGYQTKTDLLSVPVTYSSMANGDIDVFLGNWMPTMEGDIAKYRDAGTVETVRANLEGAKYTLAVPAYVYDAGVHSFADLAKFADKFRDRIYGIEPGNDGNRIIQSMIDSDAFGLKDFTLVESSEAGMVSQVYRAVRRKQWIAFLGWAPHPMNNNVQMKYLSGGDDFFGPNYGGASVYTNVRRDYLKTCPNVGQLLKNLQFSLPMENELMGNILNDKMQPQTAARNWMKANMQQVNQWLENVKSIDGKPASETVSAYLQK from the coding sequence ATGTCTAAGATGAAGACACTATTCACTTTAGGATTAAGTACGCTGTCTGTGAGCGTATATGCGAATCAGTGTGAAACGGTTCGCTTTTCCGATGTCGGCTGGACCGACATCACTTCAACAACAGCAGTGACCAGTGAACTGTTGAAAGGTATGGGATATCAGACCAAAACGGATCTGCTGTCTGTGCCTGTGACCTATTCTTCCATGGCCAACGGGGATATCGATGTTTTCCTGGGTAACTGGATGCCAACTATGGAAGGCGATATTGCAAAATACAGAGATGCCGGAACGGTAGAAACGGTTCGTGCTAATCTGGAAGGTGCGAAATATACCCTTGCGGTACCTGCATATGTCTACGATGCCGGCGTGCATAGTTTTGCTGATTTGGCAAAATTCGCGGACAAATTCAGGGATCGCATCTATGGCATTGAGCCGGGGAATGATGGCAACCGGATTATCCAGTCGATGATCGACAGCGATGCATTTGGCCTGAAAGATTTCACGCTGGTGGAATCCAGTGAGGCAGGCATGGTGTCCCAGGTTTATCGTGCGGTTCGCCGTAAGCAGTGGATTGCCTTCTTAGGCTGGGCACCACACCCGATGAATAACAATGTTCAGATGAAGTACCTTTCTGGCGGTGATGACTTCTTCGGGCCAAATTACGGCGGAGCAAGCGTGTATACCAATGTCCGCCGTGACTATCTCAAGACATGTCCGAATGTGGGTCAGTTGCTGAAGAATCTTCAGTTCAGCCTGCCGATGGAAAATGAGCTGATGGGTAACATTCTCAACGACAAGATGCAGCCACAGACAGCCGCGCGCAACTGGATGAAAGCGAACATGCAGCAGGTAAATCAGTGGCTGGAAAACGTCAAATCGATTGATGGCAAACCGGCTTCAGA